One genomic segment of Amycolatopsis sp. WQ 127309 includes these proteins:
- a CDS encoding DUF1707 domain-containing protein encodes MGEEETTTVQPATETKPLSERDLRVSDDEREHVVGVLQKAIGRGMIDLDEFTERTDRALASKTRGELNTVLADLAGLHHPAAAGAAAPSYAPPVGFGGGYVPGQRFELNAKYSSLHRGGPWVVPSEMVVRNKYGSTKLDFTEAQVQSPVVHIELDAKWGSVEIVIPEHAAVDVNAISDVKFGSMEDKTHSNGRMGNPRYVLSGRVHGGSLVIRHPRRGLFG; translated from the coding sequence ATGGGCGAGGAAGAGACCACGACGGTACAGCCGGCTACCGAGACCAAGCCGTTGAGCGAGCGCGATCTTCGGGTGTCCGACGACGAGCGCGAGCACGTCGTCGGGGTGCTCCAGAAGGCCATCGGCCGCGGGATGATCGACCTGGACGAGTTCACCGAGCGCACGGACCGCGCGCTCGCGTCGAAGACGCGGGGCGAGCTGAACACCGTGCTGGCCGACCTCGCCGGTCTCCACCACCCGGCCGCGGCCGGCGCGGCGGCCCCGTCGTACGCGCCCCCGGTGGGCTTCGGCGGCGGTTACGTGCCCGGTCAGCGCTTCGAGCTCAACGCGAAGTACTCGTCCCTGCACCGCGGCGGCCCGTGGGTGGTGCCGTCGGAGATGGTCGTGCGGAACAAGTACGGCTCGACCAAGCTGGACTTCACCGAGGCCCAGGTCCAGTCGCCGGTGGTGCACATCGAGCTGGACGCCAAGTGGGGCTCGGTCGAGATCGTCATCCCCGAGCACGCGGCGGTCGACGTCAACGCGATCAGCGACGTCAAGTTCGGCTCGATGGAGGACAAGACCCACAGCAACGGCCGCATGGGCAACCCGCGGTACGTGCTGAGCGGCCGCGTCCACGGCGGCTCCCTGGTCATCCGCCACCCGCGACGCGGGCTCTTCGGCTAG
- a CDS encoding MFS transporter, whose amino-acid sequence MATGTRAGRREWVGLAVLALPTLLVSLDVFVLILALPKLAVSLHADGTEQLWIMDTYGFMVAGFMVTMGTLGDRIGRRKLLLIGATAFGLASVVAAFSTSAVMLIGARAVLGIAGATLAPSTLALIGTMFTDPRQRASAIGIWAGCFSVGAIIGPVVGGFLLEHFWWGSVFLLGVPAMVLLLVIGPKLLPEYRDETAGRLDLPSVALSLAAILPAVYGVKELARDGVRPLPVAALITGIAVGYVFVKRQRTLDEPLLDLRLFAGKAFRTALGGMLLFSMLGGTTMLFVAQFFQLALHLSPIAAALGLLPGMITSTISFLVAPVLARRVPTGTLIAGGVVTAALGMVVLAFADADPVWPAIGFAVTSLGVGPMVTLGTDLVVGSVPPRRAGAAASLAQTANEFGYALGMATVGTLGNAIVRAHDEADGLHAVAGLSAVAFAVLVYFVARHLRTAQPIAV is encoded by the coding sequence ATGGCCACAGGTACCCGGGCCGGGCGGCGGGAGTGGGTTGGGCTGGCCGTGCTCGCGCTGCCCACCCTTCTCGTGTCGCTCGATGTCTTCGTGCTCATCCTCGCGCTGCCGAAACTCGCCGTCAGCCTGCACGCCGATGGCACCGAACAGCTGTGGATCATGGACACCTACGGCTTCATGGTCGCCGGGTTCATGGTCACCATGGGGACCCTCGGAGACCGGATCGGGCGGCGGAAGCTGCTGCTCATCGGGGCCACCGCCTTCGGGCTTGCCTCCGTCGTCGCGGCCTTCTCCACCAGTGCCGTGATGCTCATCGGGGCGCGGGCCGTGCTCGGGATCGCCGGGGCGACGCTCGCTCCCTCGACCCTCGCGCTCATCGGGACGATGTTCACCGACCCGCGGCAACGTGCGTCGGCGATCGGGATCTGGGCCGGGTGCTTCTCCGTCGGTGCGATCATCGGGCCGGTGGTCGGCGGGTTCCTGCTCGAACACTTCTGGTGGGGCTCGGTCTTCCTGCTCGGCGTCCCGGCCATGGTCCTGCTGCTGGTCATCGGCCCGAAGCTGCTGCCCGAGTACCGCGACGAGACCGCCGGCCGCCTCGATCTGCCCAGTGTCGCGCTGTCGCTCGCCGCGATCCTGCCCGCCGTCTACGGCGTCAAGGAGCTCGCTCGCGACGGCGTCCGCCCGCTGCCGGTCGCGGCCCTGATCACCGGGATCGCCGTCGGGTACGTCTTCGTGAAACGGCAGCGGACGCTCGACGAGCCGCTGCTCGACCTGCGGCTCTTCGCCGGGAAGGCGTTCCGGACCGCGCTCGGCGGGATGCTGCTGTTCAGCATGCTCGGCGGCACCACGATGCTGTTCGTCGCGCAGTTCTTCCAGCTCGCGCTGCACCTTTCGCCCATCGCCGCGGCGCTCGGGCTGCTGCCCGGGATGATCACCTCGACCATCAGCTTCCTCGTCGCTCCCGTGCTGGCCCGGCGCGTGCCGACCGGCACGCTCATCGCGGGCGGGGTCGTCACCGCCGCGCTCGGCATGGTCGTGCTGGCCTTCGCCGACGCCGACCCCGTGTGGCCGGCGATCGGGTTCGCGGTGACGTCGCTGGGGGTCGGGCCGATGGTCACGCTCGGGACCGATCTCGTCGTCGGGTCCGTGCCGCCGCGCCGGGCCGGGGCCGCCGCGTCGCTCGCCCAGACCGCCAACGAGTTCGGTTACGCCCTCGGCATGGCGACCGTCGGCACCCTGGGCAACGCCATCGTCCGCGCCCACGACGAAGCCGACGGCCTCCACGCCGTCGCCGGCCTGAGCGCGGTCGCCTTCGCCGTTCTCGTCTACTTCGTCGCCCGGCACCTGCGGACCGCCCAGCCGATCGCCGTTTGA
- the ptsP gene encoding phosphoenolpyruvate--protein phosphotransferase, producing the protein MSSELDAASAAGRTSAGPLSGVAVSPGRASGPVVRVAEPLGEPAATPAPADPAAEAARIVPAAEAVAARLEKQAETASGEAATILITTAAMAADPALASQAEQLVKTQGLPATRAVYQSAEGFAEALAAAGGYMAERVRDVRDVRDRLIAELLGIAPPGVPELATPSVLVARDLAPADTAGLDPAKVLALVTEEGGPTSHTAILARALGIPAVVAVRGLLALDAQALAVDGDTGAVELADPAAPVVTATVAQLAEWNGTGATSDGHRVKVYGNVGSPADAQAAADAGAEGVGLFRTEFCYLDAPAEPSVADQRAAYTAVLSPFRGKPVIVRTLDAGADKPLAFLSPEAEPNPALGVRGLRVAFDRPEILDRQLEAIAGAAEDSGAEVSVMAPMVATVEEAAWFADRVRAAGIARAGVMIEIPAAALSAREILEAVDFVSVGTNDLAQYTFAADRQLGAVAKLNDPWQPALLRLLKLIGDAAKATGKPAGVCGEAAADPRLALVLAGLGLTSLSMNAPAVRTVGAALASVTLAECEALAEAALATSNPTAARAATRP; encoded by the coding sequence ATGTCGTCTGAGCTTGATGCCGCCTCCGCTGCGGGACGCACGTCGGCGGGGCCTTTGTCCGGGGTCGCCGTCAGCCCCGGCCGCGCGAGTGGTCCCGTCGTCCGCGTCGCGGAGCCGCTGGGTGAGCCCGCCGCCACCCCGGCCCCGGCCGATCCGGCCGCCGAGGCCGCCCGGATCGTGCCCGCCGCCGAAGCCGTGGCCGCGCGCCTGGAGAAACAGGCCGAGACCGCGTCCGGTGAAGCGGCGACGATCCTGATCACGACCGCCGCGATGGCCGCCGACCCGGCGCTCGCCTCGCAGGCGGAACAGCTGGTCAAGACCCAGGGACTGCCCGCGACGCGCGCCGTCTACCAGTCCGCCGAGGGCTTCGCCGAGGCGCTGGCCGCCGCGGGCGGGTACATGGCGGAGCGCGTCCGCGACGTCCGCGACGTGCGTGACCGGCTGATCGCCGAGCTGCTCGGCATCGCGCCGCCCGGGGTGCCCGAGCTGGCGACGCCGAGCGTGCTGGTCGCCCGCGACCTCGCGCCCGCCGACACCGCCGGCCTCGACCCGGCGAAGGTGCTCGCCCTGGTCACCGAAGAGGGCGGCCCGACCAGCCACACCGCGATCCTGGCCCGCGCGCTCGGCATCCCGGCCGTCGTCGCGGTCCGCGGCCTGCTGGCGCTGGACGCGCAAGCGCTTGCGGTCGACGGCGACACGGGTGCCGTCGAGTTAGCCGACCCCGCGGCCCCGGTCGTCACCGCGACGGTGGCCCAGCTGGCCGAGTGGAACGGCACCGGCGCGACGTCCGACGGCCACCGCGTGAAGGTCTACGGCAACGTCGGCTCTCCGGCCGACGCGCAGGCCGCGGCGGACGCGGGCGCCGAGGGCGTCGGCCTGTTCCGCACCGAGTTCTGCTACCTGGACGCGCCGGCCGAGCCGTCGGTGGCCGACCAGCGCGCGGCCTACACCGCAGTGCTGTCGCCGTTCCGCGGCAAGCCCGTGATCGTCCGGACCTTGGACGCGGGCGCCGACAAGCCGCTCGCCTTCCTGTCGCCGGAGGCCGAGCCGAACCCGGCGCTCGGGGTGCGCGGGCTGCGCGTGGCGTTCGACCGCCCGGAGATCCTGGACCGCCAGCTCGAAGCGATCGCGGGTGCCGCGGAAGACTCGGGCGCCGAGGTCTCGGTGATGGCGCCGATGGTCGCGACGGTCGAGGAAGCCGCCTGGTTCGCCGACCGCGTCCGCGCGGCGGGCATTGCCCGCGCCGGCGTGATGATCGAAATCCCGGCGGCGGCGCTGAGCGCCCGCGAAATCCTCGAGGCCGTCGACTTCGTCTCGGTCGGCACGAACGACCTGGCGCAGTACACGTTCGCGGCCGACCGCCAGCTGGGCGCGGTCGCGAAGCTGAACGACCCGTGGCAGCCGGCGCTGCTGCGCCTGCTCAAGCTGATCGGCGACGCGGCCAAGGCCACGGGCAAACCGGCAGGAGTCTGTGGCGAAGCGGCGGCCGACCCCCGGCTGGCCCTGGTCCTGGCGGGCCTCGGCCTGACGAGCCTCTCGATGAACGCCCCGGCGGTCCGCACGGTGGGCGCCGCCCTGGCGAGCGTCACGCTGGCGGAGTGCGAGGCACTGGCGGAGGCGGCCCTGGCGACGTCGAACCCGACGGCCGCGCGAGCCGCCACCCGTCCCTGA
- a CDS encoding ribokinase, producing MNSDVLVVGSANADLVVAVDRRPGGGETVLGGDTVLSPGGKGANTAVAAGRLGADVALLGAVGDDTYGRLLLDSLRAAGVDTGLVRTSDRPTGIAYITVTPDGENSILVSPGANSNLEPADVEAVFDGVRVMVASLEVPLSTVEHAVAKAAEQGVKVLLNLSPAAKLSAGTLAKLDVLLVNEHEAAWLTGPGADFRQLLDLGPRAAVVTLGAAGAVVVEAGSTTEVASPKVEAVDSTGAGDAFAGALAASLADGADLVSAAKHAVRVAAFSVTRHGAQPSYPTAADLGE from the coding sequence ATGAACTCCGACGTGCTCGTTGTGGGATCCGCCAACGCCGACCTCGTCGTCGCGGTGGATCGGCGGCCGGGCGGCGGTGAGACCGTGCTGGGCGGGGACACCGTGCTCTCCCCCGGTGGCAAGGGCGCCAACACGGCGGTCGCGGCGGGGCGGCTCGGGGCGGACGTCGCGCTGCTCGGCGCCGTCGGCGACGACACCTACGGCCGGCTGCTGCTGGATTCGCTCCGCGCGGCGGGCGTCGACACCGGACTGGTCCGGACCAGCGACCGGCCGACCGGCATCGCCTACATCACCGTCACCCCGGACGGCGAGAACTCGATCCTGGTCTCCCCGGGCGCCAACTCGAACCTCGAACCGGCCGACGTCGAGGCCGTCTTCGACGGGGTGCGGGTCATGGTCGCCTCGCTCGAGGTGCCGCTGTCGACCGTCGAGCACGCCGTCGCGAAGGCCGCCGAACAGGGCGTCAAGGTCCTGCTGAACCTGTCGCCGGCGGCGAAGCTCTCCGCCGGGACGCTGGCCAAGCTGGACGTCCTGCTGGTCAACGAGCACGAAGCCGCCTGGCTGACCGGACCCGGCGCGGACTTCCGGCAGCTCCTCGACCTCGGGCCGCGCGCCGCCGTCGTCACGCTCGGCGCGGCCGGCGCGGTCGTCGTCGAAGCCGGTTCCACCACCGAAGTCGCGTCGCCGAAGGTCGAAGCCGTCGACAGCACCGGGGCCGGGGACGCCTTCGCGGGCGCGCTCGCGGCGTCCCTCGCCGACGGCGCCGACCTGGTCTCCGCGGCGAAGCACGCGGTGCGCGTGGCGGCGTTCAGCGTGACCCGGCACGGCGCGCAACCGTCTTACCCGACGGCCGCTGACCTGGGGGAATGA
- a CDS encoding DUF6346 domain-containing protein: protein MNIPTVGRPQWVRSVVIAVLAVLFVVGSWTGVAWVTASHGPDRGGTPVALARVKSCERLGPISRGGIGFYWICVADVTPVGGATRSVRFGLDELTPDDFGKAVPVVGWETDFQRDVVKRKMPSWVPALVVLLLVFLCWAERRRFRRLRRPVVHHPADVRLTEPVRVPNPPAAGSPDRGASVISPAEWSPRRYWRTAGALVAVGCALAALALPLDDPESRRALFVLAGFGFAAPVWLICCTPRWYRKSSYSAQLTISAEGISWKRRRREELFTLAWPDLAEVRVLTVTHGELTLRVVDLLPADPEAPERRPELRRFWQIGAKLGVYWLPGEPRTVRVPEAFSDAAIGQVRAAMAVFRPDLFREYAAGVTAGAPPTPITRGAT from the coding sequence ATGAACATTCCTACGGTCGGAAGACCGCAGTGGGTGCGAAGCGTCGTCATCGCGGTTCTTGCCGTGCTGTTCGTGGTGGGGTCGTGGACGGGGGTGGCGTGGGTGACCGCGAGCCACGGTCCGGACCGCGGCGGCACGCCCGTCGCTCTCGCTCGCGTCAAGTCGTGTGAGCGGCTCGGGCCGATCAGCCGCGGGGGTATCGGGTTCTACTGGATCTGCGTGGCCGACGTGACTCCTGTCGGCGGCGCGACCAGGTCCGTGCGGTTCGGCCTGGACGAGCTGACACCGGACGACTTCGGGAAGGCTGTTCCCGTCGTGGGCTGGGAGACGGATTTCCAGCGTGATGTCGTGAAGCGGAAGATGCCGTCGTGGGTGCCGGCTCTGGTGGTCTTGCTTCTCGTCTTTTTGTGCTGGGCGGAACGTCGACGCTTCAGGCGGCTGCGGCGTCCGGTCGTGCACCACCCGGCCGACGTCCGGCTCACGGAGCCGGTCCGGGTGCCGAACCCGCCGGCTGCCGGCAGTCCCGACCGTGGTGCGTCGGTGATTTCGCCCGCCGAGTGGTCTCCGCGGAGGTACTGGCGCACGGCCGGTGCCTTGGTGGCGGTGGGGTGCGCGCTCGCCGCGCTCGCGCTGCCGCTCGACGATCCTGAAAGCCGCAGAGCGCTTTTCGTCCTCGCGGGGTTCGGGTTCGCCGCGCCGGTCTGGTTGATCTGCTGCACACCGCGCTGGTACCGGAAGAGCTCCTACTCCGCGCAACTGACGATCTCGGCCGAAGGCATCAGCTGGAAGCGTCGCCGGCGCGAGGAGCTCTTCACACTCGCCTGGCCGGACTTGGCCGAGGTCCGGGTCCTCACGGTCACCCACGGCGAGCTGACCCTGCGCGTGGTCGATCTGCTCCCCGCCGATCCGGAGGCGCCGGAACGGCGTCCCGAACTCCGCCGGTTCTGGCAGATCGGGGCGAAACTCGGCGTGTACTGGCTGCCCGGGGAGCCTCGGACCGTTCGGGTGCCCGAGGCGTTCAGCGACGCCGCGATCGGTCAGGTGCGGGCGGCGATGGCCGTCTTCCGGCCGGATCTCTTCCGGGAGTACGCCGCGGGCGTGACGGCGGGGGCGCCGCCGACGCCGATCACTCGGGGGGCTACGTGA
- a CDS encoding WXG100 family type VII secretion target → MAESPLMAEAKRETDSEKYGADSLLEGAGALQDYYGGFEKILHGDWTEGLFSLANAGLGAMDLVRDGNPLETLVSWGFGWVIEHLDFLKEPLDWVTGDQDALDLEGKKWETIGEHVQKTAEELTAEVRKNCLGWKGKAADQYRVYVQQQLDAYAALSDAATKVAQVIGICKTILDVVRTLIRDLITDTLAKVVMILLRYPPPGYPAALAAEGVPFAVKQGGKMVEECSRLARAFSRAKEFLGALGDFFRRVVSAVGTAGKEMFDGFAKAAARETGMKAFEQLATGPGRSAGESQHDRDATSIVPEDHSTAYPVDKVPRSGPVTDDGRPFSGQPGAQRISGSI, encoded by the coding sequence GTGGCTGAAAGCCCGCTCATGGCGGAAGCCAAGCGCGAGACGGATTCCGAGAAGTACGGCGCCGACAGCCTCCTCGAAGGGGCTGGAGCCCTGCAGGACTACTACGGCGGCTTCGAGAAGATCCTGCACGGCGACTGGACCGAAGGCCTGTTCAGCTTGGCGAACGCCGGCCTCGGCGCCATGGACCTGGTCAGGGACGGGAACCCCCTCGAGACGCTGGTGAGCTGGGGTTTCGGCTGGGTGATCGAGCACCTCGACTTCCTGAAGGAACCGCTCGACTGGGTCACCGGTGACCAGGACGCCCTGGATCTCGAAGGCAAGAAGTGGGAGACGATCGGCGAGCACGTCCAGAAGACCGCCGAGGAACTGACCGCCGAAGTGCGGAAGAACTGCCTCGGCTGGAAGGGCAAGGCCGCCGACCAGTACCGGGTTTACGTCCAGCAGCAGCTGGACGCGTACGCGGCGCTGTCGGACGCGGCGACGAAGGTGGCGCAGGTCATCGGGATCTGCAAGACGATCCTCGACGTGGTCCGCACGTTGATCCGCGATCTCATCACCGACACGCTCGCGAAGGTCGTCATGATCCTGCTCCGCTACCCGCCGCCCGGGTATCCCGCCGCGCTGGCCGCGGAAGGCGTGCCGTTCGCGGTGAAGCAGGGCGGGAAGATGGTCGAGGAGTGCAGCCGGCTCGCACGAGCTTTCTCGCGGGCGAAAGAGTTTCTCGGCGCGCTCGGCGACTTCTTCCGCAGGGTGGTCTCCGCCGTAGGGACCGCGGGCAAGGAAATGTTCGACGGCTTCGCGAAAGCGGCAGCACGGGAAACCGGCATGAAAGCGTTCGAGCAGCTGGCCACCGGACCTGGTCGATCCGCCGGGGAGTCGCAGCACGACCGTGACGCGACGTCGATCGTCCCGGAAGACCACTCGACCGCTTATCCGGTCGACAAGGTGCCCCGCTCCGGCCCGGTCACCGACGACGGCCGGCCGTTTTCCGGGCAGCCGGGCGCTCAGCGGATCTCCGGGTCGATCTAG
- a CDS encoding YbaB/EbfC family nucleoid-associated protein, whose product MTNPEQLFAAFEAKMAQAQQQADRMRAEMATVSVAERSRDGQIAVEVNHLGNLVGLEIGHAVRDKPDLAGEILRTVQVAQSRLAAAVESGVPSIAGTDTMTELVGQLHREYPEPEPDGFVEGGGGYGARADDGSRFIAEEEPPKPAPPAVRPPANDGVDDDYFGDGDYLR is encoded by the coding sequence GTGACGAACCCTGAGCAGCTCTTCGCGGCCTTCGAGGCCAAGATGGCGCAGGCGCAGCAGCAGGCCGACCGGATGCGCGCCGAGATGGCGACGGTCTCCGTCGCCGAGCGCAGCAGAGACGGCCAGATCGCCGTCGAGGTCAACCACCTCGGCAACCTCGTCGGCCTCGAGATCGGCCACGCGGTCCGCGACAAGCCCGATCTGGCCGGGGAGATCCTCCGGACCGTCCAGGTGGCGCAGAGCAGGCTCGCCGCCGCGGTCGAGTCCGGCGTGCCCTCGATCGCGGGCACCGACACGATGACCGAACTGGTCGGCCAGTTGCACCGCGAGTACCCCGAACCCGAGCCCGACGGCTTCGTCGAAGGTGGCGGCGGTTACGGCGCTCGCGCCGACGACGGTTCCCGCTTCATCGCCGAAGAAGAACCACCGAAGCCGGCTCCACCCGCGGTTCGCCCGCCGGCGAACGACGGCGTGGACGACGACTACTTCGGTGACGGCGACTACCTGCGCTGA
- a CDS encoding ESX secretion-associated protein EspG, which translates to MTVLYLPKSALLTAWEWERHGPPPAVLGPDNLWLGDETRKRLDEKVLDVLASLRLATGGTLTREFRDVLRVLARGPRQFTAWLGDIEADESGTALISADGPRAFRLIRKADTIRIDAVEPSRIAESLVDVLPPVPPARIERVAIPESRFSGHEESYDLADPTSDATRDPLPWARRLMAAKRTGMHQCYAVNDGARSAPITAVDAAGVGRVLTYAFPARERMVSIQPGTRAAMVDVLYATLNGLGGGAR; encoded by the coding sequence GTGACGGTGCTTTACCTGCCCAAGTCCGCGCTGCTGACGGCCTGGGAGTGGGAGCGGCACGGCCCACCCCCGGCGGTCCTCGGCCCGGACAACCTCTGGCTCGGCGACGAGACCCGCAAGCGGCTGGACGAGAAGGTGCTCGACGTCCTCGCGTCGCTTCGCCTCGCCACCGGCGGCACGCTGACGCGCGAGTTCCGCGACGTCCTGCGCGTCCTGGCGCGCGGACCGCGGCAGTTCACGGCGTGGCTGGGCGACATCGAGGCGGACGAGTCGGGCACGGCCCTGATCTCGGCCGACGGCCCACGCGCGTTCCGGCTGATCCGGAAGGCCGACACCATCCGCATCGACGCCGTGGAGCCGTCACGGATCGCCGAGTCGCTGGTGGACGTGCTGCCGCCGGTCCCACCCGCCCGGATCGAGCGGGTGGCGATCCCGGAGTCGCGGTTCTCGGGCCACGAAGAGTCGTACGACCTGGCCGACCCGACGTCCGACGCCACCCGCGACCCCCTGCCGTGGGCCCGCCGGCTGATGGCGGCGAAGCGAACGGGGATGCACCAGTGCTACGCGGTCAACGACGGTGCCCGCAGCGCCCCGATCACCGCGGTGGACGCGGCGGGAGTCGGGCGAGTGCTGACGTACGCGTTCCCGGCGCGCGAACGGATGGTCAGCATCCAGCCGGGCACCCGAGCGGCAATGGTCGACGTGCTGTACGCGACGCTCAACGGACTGGGAGGAGGAGCGCGATGA
- a CDS encoding DUF3558 domain-containing protein, translating to MNRQSIVTLTVAATCAALLSGCNGEHGTATPAPTSSATTPGSDVPDSGAPAVANPLPDQVLAGSPCDTALTAAQVSDFLGDTGPGKTEDAELGPLCQWDSTSGSGAGLTVGYDTKSDQGLSLAYKNTKPKSSLWKELSPVQEYPAIAYGDTSDKRLCNVVVGVTDKLTYGVTLILGDRAAADGKDACEISRSVADLVLTNLKARA from the coding sequence ATGAACAGGCAGAGCATCGTCACCCTGACCGTTGCCGCCACGTGCGCCGCCCTGCTGAGCGGCTGCAACGGCGAACACGGCACAGCAACACCCGCGCCCACAAGCTCCGCAACCACCCCCGGGTCCGACGTACCCGACAGCGGAGCCCCCGCGGTCGCCAACCCCCTTCCCGACCAGGTGCTGGCCGGCAGCCCGTGCGACACCGCCCTCACGGCCGCGCAGGTGAGTGACTTCCTCGGCGACACCGGCCCCGGAAAGACCGAGGACGCCGAGCTCGGCCCCCTGTGCCAGTGGGACAGCACGTCCGGAAGTGGCGCGGGGCTGACGGTCGGCTACGACACCAAGTCGGACCAGGGCCTGAGCCTCGCCTACAAGAACACCAAACCGAAATCCTCGCTCTGGAAAGAGCTGAGCCCGGTCCAGGAGTACCCGGCGATCGCCTACGGGGACACGTCCGACAAGCGGCTTTGCAACGTCGTCGTCGGCGTGACGGACAAGCTGACCTACGGCGTCACGCTGATCCTCGGAGACCGAGCCGCCGCTGACGGCAAGGACGCTTGCGAGATCAGCCGCAGTGTCGCGGACCTGGTGCTGACCAACCTCAAGGCGAGGGCCTGA
- a CDS encoding TetR/AcrR family transcriptional regulator: MSHPTRRGRARAATELDIRRTARRLLVEQGPEAVTLRAIARELGITAPALYRYYESRDDLVENLRLDVCADLADELAEDIAEIPDDGMLQLFAICKGFRRWALTHTKEFTLVFASPTGGVGSAAGSALSRVDEPFGRIFLAAAGRVLAMHDLVTPPSSGVPDELRDDLMTFQQSLVDVLSESGQNIPAERLDLGVTYLMIQFWARLYGHVTLEVFGNYPIPMSKPDVLFESMLIDLAKEIGLDRS, encoded by the coding sequence ATGAGCCACCCCACGCGGAGGGGTCGCGCGCGTGCGGCTACCGAACTGGACATCCGGCGGACCGCCCGGAGGCTCCTGGTCGAGCAGGGGCCCGAGGCGGTCACTCTGCGCGCGATCGCGCGGGAGCTGGGGATCACCGCGCCCGCCTTGTACCGGTACTACGAATCGCGCGACGACCTGGTCGAGAACCTGCGGCTCGACGTCTGCGCGGACCTGGCCGACGAGCTGGCCGAGGACATCGCGGAGATCCCCGACGACGGGATGCTGCAGCTGTTCGCCATCTGCAAGGGTTTCCGGCGGTGGGCACTCACCCACACGAAGGAATTCACGCTCGTCTTCGCGTCGCCGACCGGTGGGGTCGGGTCCGCGGCCGGGAGTGCGCTGAGCCGGGTCGACGAGCCGTTCGGGCGGATCTTCCTGGCCGCCGCCGGGCGGGTGCTCGCGATGCACGACCTGGTCACGCCGCCCAGCAGCGGGGTGCCGGACGAGCTGCGCGACGACCTCATGACCTTCCAGCAGTCGCTGGTAGACGTGCTCTCCGAGTCCGGGCAGAACATCCCGGCGGAGCGACTCGACCTCGGCGTGACGTACCTGATGATCCAGTTCTGGGCCCGGCTCTACGGGCACGTCACGCTCGAGGTCTTCGGCAACTACCCGATCCCGATGTCCAAGCCGGACGTCCTGTTCGAGTCCATGCTGATCGACCTCGCGAAGGAAATCGGGCTCGACCGCAGCTAG
- a CDS encoding SDR family oxidoreductase, producing the protein MTLDGKVALVTGGSRGIGAATALRLAEDGADVALTYQHNAGQAADVVDKIKAFGRRALAIQADSADAAAVSAAVETTVVEFGRLDVLVNNAGVGFVGPLSDTAIEDVDRVLAVNVRGVLAVTKAAAAHLGEGGRVITIGSCVTDRVPGPGMVLYATSKAAMTGLTKALARELGPRGITVNLVHPGPTDTDMNPADGPYAADQRALTAFDRYGTAAEVASAVAYFAAPANGYVTASTLSVDGGHAA; encoded by the coding sequence ATGACCCTCGACGGCAAGGTGGCCCTGGTGACGGGCGGCAGCCGCGGCATCGGTGCGGCCACGGCACTGCGGCTCGCCGAGGACGGCGCCGACGTCGCCCTGACCTACCAGCACAACGCCGGGCAGGCGGCTGACGTCGTCGACAAGATCAAGGCCTTCGGCCGGCGGGCCCTGGCGATCCAGGCGGACTCGGCGGACGCCGCCGCGGTGTCGGCGGCCGTGGAAACCACGGTCGTGGAGTTCGGCCGCCTCGACGTCCTGGTGAACAACGCCGGCGTCGGCTTCGTCGGGCCGCTGTCGGACACCGCGATCGAGGACGTCGACCGCGTGCTGGCGGTGAACGTCCGCGGCGTGCTCGCGGTGACCAAGGCCGCGGCCGCCCACCTGGGCGAAGGCGGCCGCGTGATCACGATCGGCAGCTGCGTGACCGACCGCGTACCCGGCCCGGGCATGGTCCTGTACGCGACGAGCAAGGCGGCGATGACCGGCCTGACCAAGGCCCTGGCCCGCGAACTCGGCCCGCGCGGCATCACGGTCAACCTGGTCCACCCGGGCCCGACGGACACGGATATGAACCCGGCAGACGGCCCGTACGCGGCCGACCAGCGCGCCCTGACGGCGTTCGACCGGTACGGAACGGCGGCCGAGGTGGCGTCGGCGGTGGCCTACTTCGCGGCCCCGGCCAACGGGTACGTCACGGCGTCGACCCTCTCGGTCGACGGCGGCCACGCGGCCTAG